A window of the Balaenoptera acutorostrata chromosome 13, mBalAcu1.1, whole genome shotgun sequence genome harbors these coding sequences:
- the ORAI1 gene encoding calcium release-activated calcium channel protein 1, translating to MHPEPAPPPSSNSPELPLSCGNTTSGSRRSRRRSGDGEPPGSPSPPPPAVTYPDWIGQSYSEVMSLNEHSMQALSWRKLYLSRAKLKASSRTSALLSGFAMVAMVEVQLDADHDYPPGLLIAFSACTTVLVAVHLFALMISTCILPNIEAVSNVHNLNSVKESPHERMHRHIELAWAFSTVIGTLLFLAEVVLLCWVKFLPLKKQPGQARPTSKPPASGAAANVSGSTGGITPGQAAAIASTTIMVPFGLIFIVFAVHFYRSLVSHKTDRQFQELNELAEFARLQDQLDHRGDHPLTPGSHYA from the exons ATGCATCCggagcccgccccgcccccgagcAGCAACAGCCCCGAGCTTCCCCTCAGCTGCGGCAACACCACCAGCGGCAGCCGCCGGAGCCGCCGCCGCAGCGGGGACGGGGAGCCCCCGGGGTCGCCGTCGCCCCCGCCGCCCGCCGTGACCTACCCGGACTGGATCGGCCAGAGTTACTCGGAGGTGATGAGCCTAAACGAGCACTCGATGCAGGCGCTGTCCTGGCGCAAACTCTACTTGAGCCGCGCCAAGCTCAAAGCCTCCAGCCGGACCTCGGCTCTGCTCTCCGGCTTCGCCATG gtgGCGATGGTGGAGGTGCAGCTGGACGCTGACCACGACTACCCGCCGGGGCTGCTTATCGCCTTCAGCGCCTGCACCACGGTGCTGGTGGCCGTGCACCTGTTTGCGCTCATGATCAGCACCTGCATCCTGCCCAATATCGAGGCGGTGAGCAACGTGCACAACCTCAACTCTGTCAAAGAGTCTCCCCACGAGCGCATGCACCGTCACATCGAGCTGGCCTGGGCCTTCTCCACTGTCATCGGCACGCTGCTGTTCCTGGCTGAGGTCGTGCTGCTCTGCTGGGTCAAGTTCTTGCCTCTCAAGAAACAGCCGGGTCAGGCGCGGCCCACCAGCAAGCCCCCGGCTAGCGGCGCGGCCGCCAACGTCAGCGGCAGCACCGGCGGCATCACCCCAGGCCAGGCCGCCGCCATCGCCTCCACCACCATCATGGTTCCCTTCGGCCTCATCTTCATCGTCTTTGCTGTCCACTTCTACCGCTCACTGGTCAGCCATAAGACGGACCGACAGTTCCAGGAGCTCAATGAGCTGGCCGAGTTTGCCCGCCTGCAGGACCAGCTGGACCACAGAGGGGACCACCCCCTGACCCCCGGCAGCCACTATGCCTAA